The Andrena cerasifolii isolate SP2316 chromosome 14, iyAndCera1_principal, whole genome shotgun sequence genome contains the following window.
GACTCGCATAAAGACGAAGTTTCTGCCCAGCTCGGAGCTTTCCTTCGTACCGCGATGCGTGTGTAGGTGGCGAATGATTTTTTCTAATATCCAACGGCAGAGAATCGTTAGAAAGCGAACTTGTGGTCCTTCCATTAGGGACAAGTGTACTCTGAGTAGTAGCGAAACGTTCAggagttatttatatttttttttttttgagatctCGACTATGTACAGAGTGTCTCGATTTAATCTACCAGAAGGCTCTTGTTATTATCATTTCTCCGCAGTCCATATAGCGCGACAGACGCCCGAGGGTGGAATAAAGGAAATGGACTGTGTGAGGACGCAGCCAACCTGGATGAAGGAAAGGCAACACATTCTGGGTCCCCTTCGATTCAGCCAAGTTTTTCTCCCAGGCACTCATAATTCTGCTTCTTATGCCAGGGAAAACGACGCAGGGAGTATTTTCTCGGACTTCGCTGTGAATCAGGTGAAAATTAACACCCCCGGGATCTTGACGAGGTTGCCAATGCGTGTGAATTATCGCGAGATTTTTCGcactaaaaattgaaaaataattttttccttatttaatctacgactcttatattttttaattcggcgcctcatcatttgcaccgtGTAAATCTGAcgctgacttaaaaaaattgagagtcgtaaattaaataagggaaaaaataatttttcactttttattgcgtttttatttttctattcttattttctaattttttatacattcttaGAATGTAGACATCTTTGGACAGCTGATACACGGCGTACGGTATTTGGACATCAGAGTGGGACATTATCCCGACACGAACGAGACTTGGTGGACCAATCATGGTCCATTCTATCGCTCCGTGTCGCTGAAGACCGTGGCAGAACAAGTGAAGAGGTTCCTGAACAACACCGAGGAGATCGTGATAATGGATGTCCGCGAATTTCCTGTTGGTAATCCCTTTGAAGTTTCCCTCAGCTCTGAAACGTTCAAAGTCCACGCTGGAGCTTTGAGGGCCATTTTCTTCGGGGTAATCGAAGCTTGCGTTTATCAGGGTTCAGCGACATATCCACCCATCGCAAGCTGGTGTCCTACTTGGAGAACGAATTTCGGGACCACTTATTTCTGAGGAACAATCGTGGATGGCGTGTCACGCTGAACGATGTCTGGTCTTCTGGGAGAAGACTGATAATCGGCTACGAACACACGAGGATCGCTGAAGAACACGCTAGCGTGTGGCCTTGCGTGCAGCACCAATGGGGCAACGTCAGAACTATCGCGGATTTGTATAAACATCTAGATAGAATTGAAAGCAACGACAGGTAAGAGACACGCGCGGGGCTTATCTACTGATGAGTGACATTGCGAGAACTTTGTTCCAGTGACTACAGAGTGAGACCACGGTCGGCGATGGCACAACTCACGGCGAATTTCATGGATGTGATCTCCAATCGATTAGGGAACCTTCGGGATATGGCCTACAGTGTCAATGCCAATGTCACGAATTGGTACAGCACCCTTTGGCAATACAGTGCCAACATCGTGGCCGTAGATTTCGTGAAAGGCACGGGCATAGTTGAGACCGCCATCAAGGCCAACGAGAATCGTCACTTGCGCTGTCTATATTAGTTGAACTTTTGTAGAAATCCTTTTAAATCTCGCTAACGAAACTTTTGATTCGATGTTAGTACCTCTTCATCTTGCGATGGAGGAACGCGCGAGGGTGGATGATAGCGGAAGGCTGTGCCTTCCTTTCCACCCTTATAAGTTTGCTAAACAATTATTACGTACCATCGAATACTTTGTAATAacacgtgaaaaataaaattttctgaaagaTACTTTATCCTCGCTGTTACGCAATGGCTCCCAGCGTGGGAGGATCGCTTTTGAAATTTTCTGCGCGAGCATTAGTGAGCTACTTTTTCCGCGACAATGAGACTTCCGCCGGAAGAGCGAATAATGCTTTAAGCCAAGGTAACCGATGCAATGAAAATCTGTCCCACGTGGTGCATTGCAAAGCGCGATCTCCGCGGATAGATCAGTTCGGAATATGTTTCAACTGCTGCCAGTCGAGCAGGGAAAAATGTCTCCTCTGTCCACGTTCTTGTACATTCCTCTTTTATCGTGCGTCGTCCAGCAATCGCAGAGCTTGTTGGGCGAAACCTATCCGAGCAATTCTATAAATTGCCAAAACGACAAGCCATGCACCTTCATCGAGCACTGTCCAGTGATTTTGAAACTGATGAACCAGAATCTGCTCCCTGTTCATAGGTAGGTGGCAATTGTTTCTTGCAATTACGAGAGAATCTTCATCGggtttattcttttaataactgATATCCAGACTTCGTCAAGCAATCTGTGGCTACGATTCTATAAAGCCAAAGGTGTGCTGCGACGTGGGTAGAAACGCCGCGAGTCCAGTCTACACTCAAGAAGATGGTGCGCCTTTTACGAGGTCAAATTCGATTTTGGAGTGTGGCAAGAGCCTTGCTCGAAGCAACAGGAACACAGTAGGAACCTACCCCTTCGTTGCAAGGGTTGGCTTTAGATGTGGGTCCCTGTTAACTTTAGCTTTCTGTGTATTGCACTGCTCTAAATGATTAGTGGAGTATGAAATATAATCGGGGCGGATTTGGCGCCTCTAGGCTAACAAGAGTCTGCCACCCTTTCCATGAAATAtcatctattttaattttaaagagttgagacaattttgaaattaattgaatATGATAACTCAGATGtgaattattgctaatttgctacacaaaaagaaagtgaattgtttttgaaaagttgtcttaaacatttttcaatttcttaaaattttcaaaatttaatcttaatgtataaagcagaaagtgagtgtgtgtttgtctgtcgcttaaaaactttcgaacggtaaactctaggGTCGCGAAATGTGTTCCAGTTCATTATGCTTAATTAATCCAGATgactgtgactattttcacaatataatttttttttatgaaatcagaatctaaatttcaggcagagccgagtagtaaagctagtataataTAAGTGAATATAATACTTGAAGTCTCCAATGAAATACTATCACCCTTTACAATTCTGCTCCAGGTGCAACCGGAGAAATGAAGTACCCCTGCAACGGAGTAATCCTGAATGAACGAACGATATTGACAACTGCAAGTTGCGCTCTTGCCAAGTCCGACGACTATAAATTGTACGTACAGCACGCTCCTTTCTCCCCCAAAGTGAATTTTCACCACGA
Protein-coding sequences here:
- the LOC143376479 gene encoding PI-PLC X domain-containing protein 1 isoform X1 — its product is MDGCTATLILTFLLMPIDGTFATRVCNTSVENGQSRIGILVSPIISESMTHEIEVYWSNVSFEPSEKILIMKRDSPQSDPVVISTTTPNGPTGIQRTRIKTKFLPSSELSFVPRCVFHIARQTPEGGIKEMDCVRTQPTWMKERQHILGPLRFSQVFLPGTHNSASYARENDAGSIFSDFAVNQNVDIFGQLIHGVRYLDIRVGHYPDTNETWWTNHGPFYRSVSLKTVAEQVKRFLNNTEEIVIMDVREFPGHFLRGNRSLRLSGFSDISTHRKLVSYLENEFRDHLFLRNNRGWRVTLNDVWSSGRRLIIGYEHTRIAEEHASVWPCVQHQWGNVRTIADLYKHLDRIESNDSDYRVRPRSAMAQLTANFMDVISNRLGNLRDMAYSVNANVTNWYSTLWQYSANIVAVDFVKGTGIVETAIKANENRHLRCLY
- the LOC143376479 gene encoding PI-PLC X domain-containing protein 1 isoform X2 — encoded protein: MDGCTATLILTFLLMPIDGTFATRVCNTSVENGQSRIGILVSPIISESMTHEIEVYWSNVSFEPSEKILIMKRDSPQSDPVVISTTTPNGPTGIQRTRIKTKFLPSSELSFVPRCVFHIARQTPEGGIKEMDCVRTQPTWMKERQHILGPLRFSQVFLPGTHNSASYARENDAGSIFSDFAVNQNVDIFGQLIHGVRYLDIRVGHYPDTNETWWTNHGPFYRSVSLKTVAEQVKRFLNNTEEIVIMDVREFPVGFSDISTHRKLVSYLENEFRDHLFLRNNRGWRVTLNDVWSSGRRLIIGYEHTRIAEEHASVWPCVQHQWGNVRTIADLYKHLDRIESNDSDYRVRPRSAMAQLTANFMDVISNRLGNLRDMAYSVNANVTNWYSTLWQYSANIVAVDFVKGTGIVETAIKANENRHLRCLY
- the LOC143376480 gene encoding chymotrypsin-like protease CTRL-1; its protein translation is MFQLLPVEQGKMSPLSTFLYIPLLSCVVQQSQSLLGETYPSNSINCQNDKPCTFIEHCPVILKLMNQNLLPVHRLRQAICGYDSIKPKVCCDVGRNAASPVYTQEDGAPFTRSNSILECGKSLARSNRNTVGTYPFVARVGFRCATGEMKYPCNGVILNERTILTTASCALAKSDDYKLHSVLVGEFNVETDPDCNRQKLNISYVIKHPNYQADTFANNIAMLRLKEPMQYTATAQPACLLPVDRYLSPSISSTLVGWGRLSTQNAKSCEQQTLEMRTLSNQECSSYYTQGMSVELCAIGDGMPCAGYSGSPLLYSHGDTYFLLGILSYGSNCDSATNFPSVFVNVQRHVRWIQGNC